Below is a window of Brachyspira hampsonii DNA.
TTACTACTCAAGATGAAGATGCTAACAAAGGTGCAGCAGAAGCATAAAATATAGTTCTAGGGTTACTATTATATGATGAAATTAGTAATGGGACTAGGCAATCCAGGAGAACAGTATAAAAATCATAGACATAATGTCGGATACATGATTTTGGATAGAATTGCCAAGAAACTTAATGTAGAACTTGACATAAAAAAGAAAAAAACAGTTTTTGGAAAGGGTAAATCTGGTAAAATGGAGTATTTGCTCCTTAAGCCTCAGACTTTTATGAATCTTTCCGGTGAAGCTGCTCTTTATATGGCAAGTTTTATGAAAATCACTGTTGAAAACATTATAGTTATATATGATGATATGGATATACCTATAGGTGAATTTAGGGTTATACCTTCTAAAAATGATGATTCCGAAGCCGAAGTCAATGATATTGAAATAGATCATAATGGTGTAAAAAGTATAAGAGATTCCTTAAAAAGCTACAATTTTACTAAAATAGGTGTTGGTATAGGAGCATGTCCGGAAGATGAAGAAAAAGCTGACTTTCTTTTAGCTCCTTTTACTAAAGATGAAAGAAAAAAGATAAGAGATATATCTGACAATGTTGTAGATGCTGCTTGTGTTGCTTTATTTGAATCTCCTCAGGCTGCTAAAAAGAAATATCCATGATAACTAAATTAATTATAGGGCTAGGAAATCCGGGAGATGAGTATAAAAATAATAGGCATAATGTAGGTTTTATACTCATAGATAAAATAGCTGAAAATTTTAATATCAATTTTGATAATAATAAAAAGAAATCATTATATGCAAGATCCAAAGAAAAGAATATAGAATATATACTTCTTAAACCGCAGACTTTTATGAATCTTTCCGGCGAATCTGCGATTTTTATATCAAAATTTTTTAATATAAAACCAGAAGATATAATAGTCATATACGATGATATGGATATACCTTTTGGTACTTTTAAAATCAAAAAAGGCGGAAGTTCAGGCGGACATAATGGTATAAAAAGCCTTATTTCTCATTTACAAAGCGACGATTTCACAAGAATCAGAATCGGTATAGGAAGACCTAGTGCCGGTAAAAAAGTTAATGATTATGTTCTTTCAAATTTTAGCAAGAAAGAAAGAGAAGAATTAGATACGGTAATTGCAGATGATATAATAGATGCTGTTAAAATAGCTTTATTTGAATCTCCTGTGATAGCTCAAAATAAATACAATAAAAAAATAGGCAAAGAAAATTCAGATAAAAATAAAGGTAATAAAAATATGATTAAAATAGTAGCTAGAAATCCTGTAAGCCATGAAAATAAATCAAAATTTATAGAAAAAGCTAAAGAACTTATTGATAAAAGCAGAAAAGAAAAAGGATGCATTTCTTACAATTTATATGAAAGTGTAGACGGAAAATATCTTACTTTTATAGAAGAATGGAAAGATGAGAAAGCCATAGAAAGTCATAATAATTCAGAGCATTTCAAAGCGATAGTTCCTAAATTGGGAGAATTAACTTCAGGCGATAAAGATGTTATTTTATATAAAGAAGTAAAATAATATTAAAAGTTTTTATTTTATCTTAAATGCTGCGATAGTAAAATCATCATCAGGCGACATATATGAAAGATAATCATAAAAATCTTTTTCTATGTTTATGATTATATTTTCAGCGGCATTGTTCCTATTGTTAAATAGCACTTTTTTAAATCTATCTATTCCATAAAAGTCATATTTATTTTTAGATCTTGATGCTTCTGTTACTCCGTCAGTATAAAATATTAATACATCGTCTTTTTTTATATTAACAGTTTCTTCCTCATAATATGCCTGAGGGAAAAGCCCTATTATAGTTCCGCCTTTATTGTACTCTTTTATTGCAGAATTTTGTAATATGAGCATGGGGGTATGGGAGGCATTAGAATATTTTACTGTTTTATTTTTTAAATCTATTTCTGCTGCCGTCATTGTAAGATAGTAATTTATAGGTAGAATTTTGATTATGTAGTTATTGATATCATATAAAAAAGAAGAAGGTGATTTGAATGACTGAGCAAAATTTCTAAAAACAGTTTTAAACATAGCAGTTATTATTGCAGCCTCAACACCATGTCCGCTGATATCCGAAATTATAAAAAGTATTCTGTCTTCATCAAGATATATATAATCAAAAAAATCTCCTCCTATAGTTTCAAGAGGTTTATATAAAGATGCAGAATTTATTCTATTATTGTTAGGCATTTTTTTGGGCATCATAGTTTCCTGCAGTTTTCTTGCCTTTTTCATATCTTTTTTATATTGTTTTTTTATATCATCTAAAACATCATATCTACCTAATATATAACTATTTTTTTCTTTCAAATCTTTTATTGCTGTTTGATAATCATTTATTATTGTACTGTTTATTTTTGAGAATCTATATATTTTACCATCTGATGATTTTTCTTCTACCTGCTTATAATCTTGGATTAGGTATAAATTTATAATGTTTTTATATAAAATAATACCGGGAATAAAAAATAACATAAATAATACTAATAAAAGTATAAAAATAAATTTATTTTTATAATATGATATACATGCTATATTTAAAAGTAAAAAGAGTATAAGAAATACCATAGAAATAAATTTAAAAAATATTAAAATTCGTTCATTTTTCATATTAATTTTGCTTGGGATTGAAAATTATGCTATAGATTATATCAAAAAGATTGTAGTTTGCAAATATTTTTTATAAAATAATAGCTATGGATATTGCAAAAAATATACATACTTTATAGAATATAAATATATTAGTTAAAAGGATTTTTAATTATTTTATCTTTGTTCTCGAGTGCATAACAGCATTTGATTATATATTAAAAAACGGAGGAGTTATTATGATATTAAAACCAATAAAAAGCGAATTCAATCAGGATTTTCATAATTCTATTTGGAAGGCAAAAAATTACATAAGGGATCATTATGATGAATTAAAAAAACTTCCTAACGGTAAGCATTTGCTAGACAAAGAAATTTGCGAAGGTGCTTTTATCAATGTTACAGAGTATGACAATAAAGATAATCCGCCTTGGGAATCACATTTAAAATATGTTGATGTTCAGATAATATTTGAGGGAGCTGAAGATTTTATAATAGCAAATACTTCTTCATTAAAACCTAAAACTTATGATGAAGCAAGCGATTATCATGATTGGGAAGGAGAGGGAACTGTTCGTTTAACTTTATCTCAGGGAGATATGCTTATACTTCTTCCTTATGATGCTCATAGAGTAGGACTTCCTCCAAAATCAGGAAAAAATCATGTTAAAAAAGCTATAGTTAAAGTACCTTATAAAGGTTAATCATTAATAATTAATAATTGAAATATTAAAGACTGATGCTTATTTTTAAGTATCGGTCTTTTTTGTATCATAATTGGCTATTGACAATACTGAAAATATATTGTATACTATATATTATAAGGTAGGGCTTATACTTCTTTCTAGGATATAAGATTTCCGATAAACTTCGATAATTTACTCTTTTTATATCAAAAACGAAGACTAGCTGCCTGTCTAGTAATTATAATTTCAATAAAAAAGGAGAATTATATTCTATGAAAGTTATGGGAATAGTTGCCGGAAGACATAACGGAAATAGTGAAATTTTAGTGAAACAAGCTTTAACAGCGGTAAAAGATGCAGGCGGAGAAGCTATACTTATTAATTTATTTGATTATAATATAAAGCCTTGTTCAGGCTGCGAATCTTGTACAATAGGTATGGAAAAGTCATTTAAAGAAGGAAAAGAATATAAAGGATGCATCTATAAAGAAAAAGATGACATGGACAAGATAGTGGAAGTTATGAATCAATGTCAGGGAATAATAGTAGGATGTCCAACTTATGATTTGCTTCCATCTTCTTTATATTTATCATTTGCTCAAAGATTTTTGGCTTATGAATTATCGTTTAGAATAAAAATAGGGCAGGTGAAAGAAGATCCTAATACAGTGGCTGGACTTATAGGAGTGGGAGGCTCTAAACATGATTGGCAGACTATGAGTTTGGAGGGGCTTGCTGCTACAATGTTTACTCAGTCCATTACTGTAGTGGATATGTATTTGGCTGAGAGTGTTGGAAGACCCGGAAATGTTCTTATACATAAAGATTATTTGGATAGGGCATATCAGATGGGTAAAAATGTAGCTCAGGCAATAAAGACTCCTGTTAATGAAAGAAAATGGCTAGGGGATCCAAATTTAGGATTATGTCCTAGATGCCATTCATCTTTAGTATATCCAGGAGAAGAACATTGGGACGGAGTAAAATTTAATTTTGAATGTGCTGTTTGCGGTGCGGGCGGAGATTTAGTAAAAAATGATAATGGAGAATATAAATTTGTAATTGCAGAAAACGGGCTTATAAGAGATAGAAATATAAATGAGGCAAGAGCAGTACATTTACAGGAAATAATGCATACAAGAGATAATTTTATGTCAAAAAAGAGCGAAATAGAAGAAGAATATAAAAGATTCAGAGAAATGAAATTTGAAACTATAAAATAGCCGTTAATAAAACTTTTTCAATAATATAAAAACAGCACTATGATAATATTTACTTATTTATCATAGTGCTTTTTAGTTATAAGTTTTAGATATTATTTTGTATATTTTTCATCAGATTGGTATTTAGTGTGAAGGAAGTGATGAGCTCTCTCTCCAAGCGGTTTTCCTAAGAATTCATCATAAAGTTTTTTAAGATTTTCATTTTCATGAGAGCATCTATGTTTAACAGTATTTTTATCTTCATTGTATAAACCGCCCGCTCTTTCAATTCTTACTTCATTAGTAGGACCATAAGGCTGACCTCCGCCTCCTACACATCCTCCCGGACAGGCCATAACTTCTATAAAGTGATAAGGAGGATTTTCTCCTTTTTCTTTAGCCGCCCTTATTTCCTGCATTACAGAATCAACATTATGAAGTCCATTTACAACAGCAACTTTTACTTCTTTATCTAATATTTTTATTGTAGATCTTTTTACTCCTTCAAGTCCTCTTACTTCTTCAAAATCAACATTATTAAGATTATTTCCTGCGATTATATTATAAGCAGTTCTTAAAGCCGCTTCCATAACACCGCCTGTAGCACCAAATATAGCACCAGCTCCTGAATATTCTCCTAATATACTGTCAGCTTCTTCAGCTTCAATACCGGCAATATCTATACCATAGTGTTTAATCATTCTTGCAAATTCCCTTGTAGTAAGTACAACATCAACATCTTTATAACCGCTTGAATACATAGTTTCATTCTTTCTAATTTCATTTTTCTTAGCAGTACAAGGCATAATCGATACATTGAATATGCTGAAAGGGTCTACATGAGCTTTTTCAGAATAATAAGTTTTAGTCATAGGAGCAAGCATCATATGAGGAGATTTAGAAGTTGATATATTATCAAGCAAATCCGGATAATATTTTTCTGCATATTTTACCCAAGCAGGACAGCATGATGTAGTCATACAAACTTTTCCTTCACTTTCAGTAAATCTTTTAACAAATTCATGAGCCTCTTCCATTATAGTCATATCCGCTCCGAAATTTGTATCAAATATAGCATTGAATCCCATTAAACGCATAGCAGCATAAATTTTACCTGTAATATTCTCTCCGGCTTTAAGTCCGAAGTATTCTCCCAAAGCAACCCTTACAGAAGGTGCCATTTGAACAGTAACATAAGTGTCTGCATCATCTATAGCATCTTCAACTTCTCTAGTTTGATCTTTTTCATATATAGCAGCTACAGGGCAATGAGCAGCACATTGTCCGCAGTCTACACAAGGAGAATCCTTTAATGAAACAGCACCAGGAGCAAAGTATGTATCGAATCCTCTATTAACGAATCCTAAAGCATGCACTTTCTGCATCTCCTGACAAACAACAACACATCTTCCGCATTTTATACATTTTTCAGGATTAAGAACTATACTTCCTGCAGAATCATCTCTAGGGTGATTTTGTTTTATATTATCATATTTAGAGTTTCTAACTCCGAAGTCAGCAGCGGCAGTTTGAAGTTCGCATTCACCGTTTCTTATACAGTTTAAACAATCGTTAGGATGTGCTGACAATACTAATTCCAAAACTCCTTTTCTCACTGTGTTAATTTCTGAATCATGCGTAATAATATCCATTCCGTCTTCTACAGTCATAGAACATGATCTTACATATTTATTTCCCTGATTGGCTAATTTTACAACACATATTCCGCATGCTGAAGTAGGCGGTATATCAGGGTGATAACATAGAGAAGGAATTTTTATACCTAATTTCTTAGCAGCCTTTAAAATTGTAAGCCCTTCTTCCACTTCAATCTGTTTGCCGTTTATTTTTATTTTAACCATAATTTTATACTCCTTTTAATTTTTCTTTGGAACAGGAGGAGTAAATATTCCAGCCTTGTACTCTTCCTCAAAATGCTTCAATGTAGACATTACAGGATTGGCAGCCGTAGAACCTAAAGCACATAATGAAGCATTTTTCATAGTTAAGGCAATATCTTTTAATTTTTGTATATCATCTTCTTTGGCTCTTTTTTTGGTGAACTTTTCTAATATTTTAAGCATCTGCATTCCGCCGACTCTGCAAGGCACACATTTACCGCAGCTTTCATCAACACAAAATCCAAGATAGAATTTAGCAAAATCAACCATATTACTGTCTTCATCTATTACAATCATACCGCCTGAGCCCATCATAGAACCCAATTCAACTAAATTATCAAAATCTATATTAGTACCGAATAATGATTCAGGAAGTATTCCTCCAGAAGGTCCTCCTGTCTGAACACCTTTTACAAACTTGTCATTAGGTATTCCACCTCCTATATCGAATACTATTTCTCTTATAGTAGTTCCCATAGGTACTTCTACAAGTCCAGATACATTAACATTACCTGTTAAAGCGAATACTTTAGTACCTTTTGAATTTTTAGTACCTATAGAAGAAAACCAATTGCCTCCGTTATTTATTATAGCTGTAACATTAGCAAATGTTTCAACATTATTAATAACTGTAGGATAATCAAATAACCCTTTTATGGCAGGGAAAGGAGGTCTTGGTCTTGGTGTACCTCTGTTGCCTTCTATAGATGCTAAAAGTGCAGTTTCTTCACCGCATACAAAAGCACCGGCTCCAAGTCTTATATCCAAATCAAATGAAAAATCACTTCCTAAAATTTTCTCTCCTAATAAACCATAATCATAAGCCTGTTTCAAAGCTATTTTTACTCTATCAACAGCTAGTCCGTACTCAGCTCTTATATATAGGTATCCCTTATTTGCCCCCACAGTATATGCTGCTATAGTCATCGCTTCTATTACAGAATGAGGATCTCCTTCAAGTATACTTCTATCCATATAGGCACCTGGATCCCCCTCATCAGCATTGCATACTATATATTTTTGTTCAGATTCAACTGCTTTTGTGAAACTCCATTTCTTCCAAGTAGGAAATCCCGCTCCGCCTCGTCCTCTAAGTCCTGAAATCTGCATTTCTTTGATTACATCATCAGGTGTCATCTCAAATAATACTTTAGATAAAGCTTTATAACCATCATTGCCTATATATTCATCTATATTTTCAGGATCTATAACTCCGCAGTTTTTTAATACTATTCTTCTTTGTTTTTGATAGAAGTTAATCTCTTTGGAAAAATCCCTATGCTCTCTTTGTTCTTTATATAGTATTCTTAATAATAATTCGCCTTTCATTATATGTTTTTCTATGATATCCTGAGCATGTTCAGGTCCTACATGTGTATAAAAAACTCTGCCCGGCATAATTTTTACAACAGGACCCTGACTGCAGAAACCAAAACATCCTGTTTTTACAACTAATACTTCATCAGCAATACCATTTTTTTCTGCATATTCTCTTAACAGCCTTACAATTTCATCACTTTTACCTGATTCGCATGCTGTACCTCCGCATACAAGTATATGATGTTTATAAGATGTAGATGACTCTCCGCCTTTTCTTAAACCTATTTCTTTTTCTTTATTAAGTCTATATTCTTCTAATTTTTTTCTATCTAATTTTTCTGCCATTTTGATACTCCATTTCACTCTTTTTTATCCTGATTATTGCTGATAAAATTTGCTATATCATCAACAGTTACCCTTCCAGAAACTTCCTCATTAAATGTTACTACAGGTGCTAAACCGCAGCAGCCTATACATCTTACTTCTTCCAATTTATATTTCCTATCAGCTGAATATTTTTGATCTCCTTTTAGGTTTAATTTCCTTTTAATCTCTTCTACTAATTGTCCGCCTCCCTTTAAATAACATGCTGTACCCATACAAACACCGATACTATTTTCAGCAGGCGGTTCTAGTGAGAAATAATTATAAAATGTAAGAATTTCATAAATTCTAGCAAGCGGTATATTTACTTCTTCTGATACATATTTTGCAACATTTCTAGGAACATAACCATAATACTTCTGAATACCATGACAAATCATAATAAGATTTCCTTCAGAATCTTTCCACTTTTCAACTAATGATTTTATTTCATCAGCAATATCCTCTTTAGTTAATAGAGAAACATCTTCGCTCATTATATACCTCCACTTATACAATAAAAATTAAAATCATATCCTTATAGTATAGGAAAAAATATATTCAAATTCAATATTATTATTATATATATGTGATTTTTTATGTACATATTTACAGGAAATATACGATATAATACTACTATATGGTATTTTATACTGATGTAATAGCTTTATAATATTACAATTTTATTTATTTTTATTAAATTATAGAGATATTTCTATTTTTATCATTAATTATGTCTTTTTCCTGAAGCATATTCAAGCATATTAATATCCAAAATTTCTCTATGCGGTTTTAGAAGAGATTTTTCATACTGACATTTCCATTGTACATTTTCAAATATGCTTTGTATAGTATCGCCGCTTTTTATAATATCGCCTTTATCAAATATATAAGCAGCTATATTTAAAGCATGTGAGATTACATCATTAGGATTTAGATCATGAAAATGATATTGTATATCCGGTAAGCCTATAGCATACATTCCTAAAGTATCAACTATAATATCATTTGAATCCTGAACATTAAAAAGTCTTATATTAACTCCGGAGAGCATAAATCTAAAATCTTTAGGGTAGTTATTATTGAGTATTTGTTCTGGAAGAAGAAGTTTGCCGCTTTGCTCATTGTACACAGCTACACAATTATTGAAAAGCTGTAATGCTGTATAAAGCCAATTATTTAAAAGTGTTGTTCTATCTTTATAATCAAGACCTGCTGCCAAAAAATCACTAAGCATTATTTCATAATTACAGTTCTTTATAACTTCCTTAGGTTCTTTTATATCCCACATCTGACTATAATAATAATCGCTTATAGTAGTATAATCAAATTCCATAGCACTAGGCATCAATATTTGTGCTGGAACTTCTTTATCATCTTTGTATTTTACTTTTAAATCATTTATTGCTATGCTGTAAATACCATTATCTGATGATATTACTTCTATATCATTATAGAATTTTTTTATTTTCTGTTTGATTAATTCTATATTAGGTAATTCTGGTTTTTCTTCAAATAAAAGTTTATAGAAATATACATGTGAGAAATTGGCCTCATCATGATTTATACTTTTATGATTAGTATTTGGATTAACTTCTTTTTTATCTTTCATATTTAAAAAACTCCTATAAATATAAATATTACTATATTTTTTAATAAAAGCAATTTATTATTATTATATAAGTTTATATTTTTTATATTGTAAAATCATAAAATAATAGCGATAATCTAGAATATAGGCTAGTTTATCGCTGTCAATAATAAAAATTATTAATTACTGTTTTACTGGTACTAAATATGTAAAGTCAAATTGTAAACTTTGATCGTATCTTATTCCTATTTCATTTTTTTCATTGAGGAATAATCCATTAACTAAAGCAAGTCCTAATACTATACCATTGTCAAATACGAAGTCTTTCTTTAAATTAAGTCCAAAATAGAAAGGTACTCTATAGAAAGGATCGCCTTCAACACTTATGAATTTATGCTTTTTATCTATATACCACCCTGAAACAAATATTATAGGCTCTATTTCAAACCAAGTCATAACAGGTATTGTTCCTCTTAAGAAAAGTCCATGTCCGAATACTCCCGGCTCATTATCTCTGTCAGCAAGGTTATAAGAGGCCATATAAAGTATAGATAAATAATAACTATTAATACCGATAGCCCCAACATAGTTCTCTGTAATAGCAGGACTTCCAGCTACGAATGGATATTCATGCCCTCCGTTA
It encodes the following:
- the pth gene encoding aminoacyl-tRNA hydrolase — protein: MMKLVMGLGNPGEQYKNHRHNVGYMILDRIAKKLNVELDIKKKKTVFGKGKSGKMEYLLLKPQTFMNLSGEAALYMASFMKITVENIIVIYDDMDIPIGEFRVIPSKNDDSEAEVNDIEIDHNGVKSIRDSLKSYNFTKIGVGIGACPEDEEKADFLLAPFTKDERKKIRDISDNVVDAACVALFESPQAAKKKYP
- a CDS encoding flavodoxin family protein produces the protein MKVMGIVAGRHNGNSEILVKQALTAVKDAGGEAILINLFDYNIKPCSGCESCTIGMEKSFKEGKEYKGCIYKEKDDMDKIVEVMNQCQGIIVGCPTYDLLPSSLYLSFAQRFLAYELSFRIKIGQVKEDPNTVAGLIGVGGSKHDWQTMSLEGLAATMFTQSITVVDMYLAESVGRPGNVLIHKDYLDRAYQMGKNVAQAIKTPVNERKWLGDPNLGLCPRCHSSLVYPGEEHWDGVKFNFECAVCGAGGDLVKNDNGEYKFVIAENGLIRDRNINEARAVHLQEIMHTRDNFMSKKSEIEEEYKRFREMKFETIK
- a CDS encoding DUF4261 domain-containing protein, producing MKDKKEVNPNTNHKSINHDEANFSHVYFYKLLFEEKPELPNIELIKQKIKKFYNDIEVISSDNGIYSIAINDLKVKYKDDKEVPAQILMPSAMEFDYTTISDYYYSQMWDIKEPKEVIKNCNYEIMLSDFLAAGLDYKDRTTLLNNWLYTALQLFNNCVAVYNEQSGKLLLPEQILNNNYPKDFRFMLSGVNIRLFNVQDSNDIIVDTLGMYAIGLPDIQYHFHDLNPNDVISHALNIAAYIFDKGDIIKSGDTIQSIFENVQWKCQYEKSLLKPHREILDINMLEYASGKRHN
- a CDS encoding NADH-dependent [FeFe] hydrogenase, group A6, encoding MVKIKINGKQIEVEEGLTILKAAKKLGIKIPSLCYHPDIPPTSACGICVVKLANQGNKYVRSCSMTVEDGMDIITHDSEINTVRKGVLELVLSAHPNDCLNCIRNGECELQTAAADFGVRNSKYDNIKQNHPRDDSAGSIVLNPEKCIKCGRCVVVCQEMQKVHALGFVNRGFDTYFAPGAVSLKDSPCVDCGQCAAHCPVAAIYEKDQTREVEDAIDDADTYVTVQMAPSVRVALGEYFGLKAGENITGKIYAAMRLMGFNAIFDTNFGADMTIMEEAHEFVKRFTESEGKVCMTTSCCPAWVKYAEKYYPDLLDNISTSKSPHMMLAPMTKTYYSEKAHVDPFSIFNVSIMPCTAKKNEIRKNETMYSSGYKDVDVVLTTREFARMIKHYGIDIAGIEAEEADSILGEYSGAGAIFGATGGVMEAALRTAYNIIAGNNLNNVDFEEVRGLEGVKRSTIKILDKEVKVAVVNGLHNVDSVMQEIRAAKEKGENPPYHFIEVMACPGGCVGGGGQPYGPTNEVRIERAGGLYNEDKNTVKHRCSHENENLKKLYDEFLGKPLGERAHHFLHTKYQSDEKYTK
- a CDS encoding complex I 24 kDa subunit family protein, producing MSEDVSLLTKEDIADEIKSLVEKWKDSEGNLIMICHGIQKYYGYVPRNVAKYVSEEVNIPLARIYEILTFYNYFSLEPPAENSIGVCMGTACYLKGGGQLVEEIKRKLNLKGDQKYSADRKYKLEEVRCIGCCGLAPVVTFNEEVSGRVTVDDIANFISNNQDKKE
- a CDS encoding YhcH/YjgK/YiaL family protein, which produces MILKPIKSEFNQDFHNSIWKAKNYIRDHYDELKKLPNGKHLLDKEICEGAFINVTEYDNKDNPPWESHLKYVDVQIIFEGAEDFIIANTSSLKPKTYDEASDYHDWEGEGTVRLTLSQGDMLILLPYDAHRVGLPPKSGKNHVKKAIVKVPYKG
- a CDS encoding PP2C family protein-serine/threonine phosphatase; the protein is MKNERILIFFKFISMVFLILFLLLNIACISYYKNKFIFILLLVLFMLFFIPGIILYKNIINLYLIQDYKQVEEKSSDGKIYRFSKINSTIINDYQTAIKDLKEKNSYILGRYDVLDDIKKQYKKDMKKARKLQETMMPKKMPNNNRINSASLYKPLETIGGDFFDYIYLDEDRILFIISDISGHGVEAAIITAMFKTVFRNFAQSFKSPSSFLYDINNYIIKILPINYYLTMTAAEIDLKNKTVKYSNASHTPMLILQNSAIKEYNKGGTIIGLFPQAYYEEETVNIKKDDVLIFYTDGVTEASRSKNKYDFYGIDRFKKVLFNNRNNAAENIIINIEKDFYDYLSYMSPDDDFTIAAFKIK
- a CDS encoding NuoF family protein — its product is MAEKLDRKKLEEYRLNKEKEIGLRKGGESSTSYKHHILVCGGTACESGKSDEIVRLLREYAEKNGIADEVLVVKTGCFGFCSQGPVVKIMPGRVFYTHVGPEHAQDIIEKHIMKGELLLRILYKEQREHRDFSKEINFYQKQRRIVLKNCGVIDPENIDEYIGNDGYKALSKVLFEMTPDDVIKEMQISGLRGRGGAGFPTWKKWSFTKAVESEQKYIVCNADEGDPGAYMDRSILEGDPHSVIEAMTIAAYTVGANKGYLYIRAEYGLAVDRVKIALKQAYDYGLLGEKILGSDFSFDLDIRLGAGAFVCGEETALLASIEGNRGTPRPRPPFPAIKGLFDYPTVINNVETFANVTAIINNGGNWFSSIGTKNSKGTKVFALTGNVNVSGLVEVPMGTTIREIVFDIGGGIPNDKFVKGVQTGGPSGGILPESLFGTNIDFDNLVELGSMMGSGGMIVIDEDSNMVDFAKFYLGFCVDESCGKCVPCRVGGMQMLKILEKFTKKRAKEDDIQKLKDIALTMKNASLCALGSTAANPVMSTLKHFEEEYKAGIFTPPVPKKN
- the pth gene encoding aminoacyl-tRNA hydrolase, giving the protein MITKLIIGLGNPGDEYKNNRHNVGFILIDKIAENFNINFDNNKKKSLYARSKEKNIEYILLKPQTFMNLSGESAIFISKFFNIKPEDIIVIYDDMDIPFGTFKIKKGGSSGGHNGIKSLISHLQSDDFTRIRIGIGRPSAGKKVNDYVLSNFSKKEREELDTVIADDIIDAVKIALFESPVIAQNKYNKKIGKENSDKNKGNKNMIKIVARNPVSHENKSKFIEKAKELIDKSRKEKGCISYNLYESVDGKYLTFIEEWKDEKAIESHNNSEHFKAIVPKLGELTSGDKDVILYKEVK